The DNA segment TCGAAGTGGTGCAGATCGAGGAGGGTTCACCCCCACCTCCTtctactcaacctgccccagCACCAACTTCCTCCCCCTCCCCTCAGCGCCTACCATCTCCAACGCCCCAACTTCCGTCTCCAACATCACTTCCACCCCCGCCCCCAGCGGGCCAAGCTATTGGTCAACCCACTCCACCTGCTGGGAGTGGTTCTGCCCACTCGGGGGGTTTCCCAAGACTTCCTACATCACCACCACCGCCAACCTCTGGTGCTAGCAATGAAAACTTCAGTCGAGTCATTGTCTTGTTTCGACATTTCATACGCAGCCGGGAGCTTCTCGAATGGAGTGGGCaagaggtggacatgcacctggccaaGCATATAGTGCTTTCCCTAGAGTTTTCCACCAAGCACCGCAAGCAACTggtcctggagaagagggtcaaggagcttgagcacgacaaggagtcattacagagtgactttgaggctgcccaagggtcCATAGCCCTGATGAGGGATACGGTGGAAAAATCCAGGAAAGAGTACCTatcgcaggtccaagagaccatcaagactgagatcttgatggggcaagttGTCAATACTCTGGACAGCGAAGTGGTGGAGCTGAGGAGCAAGATAATCAACCTGGAGGCTGAGAcatcctccctacgccaactgaactcacaactaGCGGGGGATCTCAAGTCTACCAAGGAGGAGGCCACTGATGGGGGGAAGAAACTTGAGAAGGCAGTGAGCGAGCTTTCTGCAGTGAAGGTCGAGCTTGCCGAAGCGAAGGGCAaattggaagaagctgcctcttccattgcttccctCACCACTGAGAAGAACGCCTTGGAGACTTCAAAGCAAGAGCTCGAAGTGAGAACGCCGAACTTAcgaacgtgggtgctgacgcCCTTGCTGATGGGTTCGAGCTGGCATTCGAGCAGATTCGTTGCATTCTTCCAGATTTGGACCTtacgcagttcagcatctaccacaaagtggtagatggcaagctcattcctccttcttgagttttcttcttGTAATTTCATATTTCTGCACAATTCTTGTACTTGAAACTTGTATAGACCTTGGTGTGAATATATACTTGCTTCAGCTATATGTTTCTTCTCtcgtatcttcttaagcttcatctttctttttgcACACAACTAACTGTTAACTAGCTTAGGTTTAGAGCGATCTgtactctttgatcttggcctctacctTGATCACGACTAACAACTCCCTTAGCTTTGTCTTTAACAGTTCTTATGCACAGCTTCGTACTAGATGACTGACTAGGCATAGTCTGTCTGCTTCGGCTTGTTGTGTAAGAACTTGTTTGGAAAAGCTTCCTCTGACAAGGCACTACCCACTAGCATATccaccaacaactcatcagtcatcgttcttcggtcTTCACCttgcttctctgtcgctctagcactaagtgcataaaggactttgacatcaatcgtcagaggtgatgccttgttttgggggaagaagagtgtttctcgatagcccctcttaccttccccaaggtcatcaaccTTGGGCGGATCGGGTCGTTCTTtacctgcctcactcctggggtgagaagggtttaaactaagagctttactgggccaatattggtatatgccaagtgggtaaggacatttgtcgaaatccttcctttccctctcttggtcttactagcacccctggcttttcaaaccctagtcgcctgcactcacgcctggggtgaggaggacttagaTTAGCGCCCATACTCGCGCCTAGGGCGAataaggcctaaccgatcacctgcactCGAACCTGGGGCGACgaggattttaacttgaaaactctcgcacacttgatatgctgataatcttttcattgggtggcctcgttaaaaaccctccttagggaaaagagtgcccccttatctgttcaaaatgccagagcagacctgcttgccaagctggccagctcaggcaaggggggaaaacagaggaccgtcattcaggagaccttgaaggtaccgcgagcgttcgtgtcagacaaccaggtacttcaagtGTACAAATCGATGGAGCGTCTGACGATCGGTCATCGTTCATTGACTCAAGAGACGTTGAAAGCGTCGAGGGTTAGAGCGCGACCGGCAAAGACCGATGAGGCGATGGAAGTCTGCGCTGTTAGGGAGcccgacacgtggataacaccgtaccagttgtacttagaagatggtgtactcccacttgacccgacagaggcaaaaagaataaagaggagcTCGAGTAAGTTTACTTTGATTGATGGGAACCTGTTTAGATTTGGGTTTTCTCATCCTATGCAGATCTGCGTGTATGGCGAGCAATGCACTAGACTTATGTCAGAGCTACACGAGGGGGTATGCGGAAgtcatgtaggtggtcgcgctttggcaagtaggatcCTCCGCGcgggttactactggccaacgatgaaggaagactgcgtgaggtatgctcagcgttgcaaacagtgtcaacttcacgcagactggcataaggcacctcccgaggagttgaagtccatccatagcccgtggccatttcacacatggggaatcgacatcctaggaccttttcccctggcgataaggcagatgaagttcctcatcgtggccatcgagtatttcaccaagtgggtggaggcagaaccagtcgcgcacatcaccgcacagaaagtcgagcactttgtctggaagaacattgtctgtcgTTTCGGAGTACCTAAGAggctggtctccgacaatggcacccagttcacaagtcatcagctaaggaagatgtgcgaggagttaaagatacaacaggttttcgcctcagtggaacacccacaaaccaatgggcaggtggagtcagccaaccgagtactgctcagggggctgaagcgaagactagagaaagctaaaggaaactgggcagaggaggttcccagaatcgtatggtcctaccataccactccacagtccagcacccatgagacaccctttagccttgtctacgggacagatgccatgattcccgtggagatacaggagagctcccccaggttTTTGAATTTCGTTgccgaagaatccaacgaagaacgaaaggtgaatctcgacctactggacgaagtgcgagaagaagccagagttagtgctgaagccgtcaagagaagagtagaacggaggcacaactccaaggtgaggctcaggcgtttccaggaaggtgatctggtgatgagaaaggcgcatcagaatgagatggaaaacaagttgtctccaaagtggacaggtcCATACAGAGTGGTTGAGGCATCGGAGAATGGAGCCTATCGGCTGGAAACTCTGGatggaggagcaatccccagaacgtggaacgccacccacttgaaattttatttcagttaagttgtaaagtagttgcgttctTGCGCTAAAGACACACCCACGTTTTTACTCATTTTGGTACGTTTTCGCACCATAGCGTAagagaattctgacacacgcagaggatagcgtaacagaattctgttaggcacagacagagagagagaaaaaaggaGAATCAGAGAGAGATTCAGTGACATTTttgttggtggttctgtgacctaacttgagcgtcggagtgcaaacggccactagaggcgccgtctgtgtgttttgcaagttgcgtttgaagttcccggagaaggtcctaagagcattcttgcggatagcacagttgcataggcgggGTACGGAAGCGACAAAGTAATTCCTCCACGCTTGAGTTGACGACAGGatcaattattaatattattaatattattaatgtacCGATctgtcctcgggcgttgaccaaagtcaaagtcaaacatgTGGTGGGACCCACCAAGGGGGGCTCCAAGGAGGAGAGTCAGTGTTGACCGCTTTGGGCATCGCCAGAtatgggcgtcgccaggtgtaggaGTCGACAGATTTAAACGTCTCCCACCTCAATGGCGACTCGTTGGCCTAAGAGCATGTTTTCGCCCCGATGAtgccaccccccgatacccacgggtagggaagaccgtggagggggcgacacgaTAAGAGGCCATGGTACGggcgaggaggcctcgggccccggtacctcagaacagtaataaagagaagagaaaggtggcttcaaggccatattcccaataccagtagggagtaacctgactcgtgaagtacccacgccacctctggagAATCCCTGGGACGGATACAACccgggagagggccacgcccaagGATAATccatgtgcatggtacgaggGGAAGGCTGacacactcccagggcgagtgactagaggctggggcgcatgagttggcacccaggtagtcaccccttacaccggatgcacttcgaggaaggaagacttacacgctgggatttccctaagttgggttactacgtcgtaaggccttccacaTGGAGTTGCGCTTAAGTCAGAAAGGCCACGTGGTagtaagcactgaaacccaaggtatataagcttttctgAAAGCTTAGTGAGGTACGTTTTTTACACATGCTCTAATCATTTGCACGCTTACACACTGTACACACGAGTGATTTGAGTTGGAGAGAGAAGTTAGTTACAAGACAGTTACGCGCCTTCAGAACATCGCAGTTACGGTGTTCTGATACGGAGGTGCTTGGTGTTTTCTgcttactgacttgatcgtcagagtgcaaacgacagcgagggcgccctttgttctctctgtttcaggtactcacggcaGTGTAGGGTGAAGATCTGGAACCAAGACGAAGGTGTCCTTGATACGCAAGTCACAGTTACGCACGAAGCACGTTCtggtcaaccgacaggaacatttggcgcccaccctGGGCCGatctaaaacatcagtcccTCCGCAAGTGTTCAGGAGTTCAGTAGCATTTTTCGAGAGAGTTTTCCAAGAATCTTGCAAGATCCATCGTTCATCGTGAAGTTTACACAGTTTCACCGATTGCTTTCGGTCCAGTTCAAGTTTTCGTTGTTCGTTGTTGAAGTTTAGTTCAGCTTACCGTTCATCGTGGAAGTTTGCTCAGTTCCACCGTTGCTCGTGGTTTGTTCGTGGTTTGCTCAGTTTTCACCAAACATTTTTCTGTTCAGCTCAGTTTTCACCGATTGTTCTTCAGTTCGGTTCAGTTTCCACCGTTCTCTTTCGGTTTTGATCAGTTTCTACTGTTCGTTCTTCATTCCGTTCGTTTTTCACCGAAAGATTTGTCAAGAACCACCGTTACAGGATGAAGATTTCCAAGAAACCGCAAGAAATGAGGACAACAAGGCAAAGTTCGACGCGCGCTGAGAGCGGTGACATGACCATGCAGTAGGTCATGGATATGATGCAAGGCCTGCAGGAAGCGATGGCGGCATCAAAGGTTGAGCacgagcgcatgcaggcagatctcgcaGCATCACAGGTGAGGAATGAAGAGTTATGCCGTacgaatgaggagttgcgtcgcGGGTTGCGCAACCACTCAGGGCTACGTGAAGCAGATGATCGTGAATGTTTCACACCACCGAGGGCTACGTGAAGCAGATGGAGGCGGTGATCCCTCACACGTTCGTAAGTCCTAAGGTGACGTTCACGggaatggaggatcctgaggcacatctcactgcgttccacatgcagatgatgctggtaggcggctccgacgccgtaaggtgcaagctcttcatgagcacgttgactggaatggccatggactggtttaTCAGCCTTCCAGACGGCCATATCACTTCCTTCGCACAACTCTCACAGCTGTTTTGCGAACAGTACATAGCGAACCGGGCTCCGCCACCGGTATCGTATGATTTATTCAACGTAAAGCAGTATCAAGGCGAAACATTGAAagaatacatcaatcgcttcggggcgcaagtggtgaaggttggcaccacgAAGGAGCCAATGATCGTCTACGCGTTCAGGAAGGGGATGTGCCCCGGACCTTTCTGTGAGTCAATCATCGGAAGCCGCCCCCTTACCTTTGCAGAAATAAGGCGTTGCGCGGTGGAGCACATCGCCACAGAGGGCgaggtgtgcgagaagcgcACGAGCGTTGCACCCGCATGCCCGAGGGCACCGTCGCGTGCATAGCCCGCTAGGGTGAACGAGGCCGTGACCGGAAGGAAAGCTCAAGAGAGGAAGCACCCATACGAGGCGAGGAGGCCCCAGACGAGGGGGCGAACGGAGGGGAATAGGCCGGCGAGGGAGGGGAATAGGCCGTTGAGGCATAATTTTGTTGTAGAGTTGAAGGATCTAATCGTCGTGCCTAACATAGCAGACAGGCTGAGGCCCCTAGTGAATGCTGATAAAGTGCTGGGACTCCACAAGGACgtgtggtgcgagttccaccaagcgttCGGGCATCACATCAACAAGTACTTGGCGCTGGGCCATCAGTTGGACGAGTTTGTGAATAATGGTTTTCTAAAGGACTATCTGGCCGGGTCTTCTACGGCCGCGGCCCTGACGGTACCAGAGGAGGATCAGGCACATGAGATGCCGATCCAtggagaagtgcacaccatATCTGGTGGCTTCTCAGGAGGAGGATGCACTTCCTATCAGCGCAAGAGGTACGTGCGATCGGTGAATTCAGTAGCTGAGGAAGGACTGGatgacccgtgggagtcagaccttgtGTTTACAAAGGCTGACCTACGCGACGTCGTCCCCCATGATAATGACCCCATGGTCATTTCGGTCGTCACCGTTGGGAGAAGGGTACACCGAGTCCTCGTGGACCAGGGCAGATCCGccgacgtcatgttctggtccacattcaacaagatgcagttgTCCCCTAACCTGCTGAGGCCATACAAGGGATGTCTGTATGGGTTCGCGGGGGACCAGGTGGAGGTACGtggctacctggagttgagaACGACGTGTACAGATGGAACGACGTCacgtaccgagagcatccgaTACCTAGTGGTGAATGCCAACTTagcctacaacattttgttgggaagGACTTCATTGAATAGGCTAAGGGCAGTGGcttccacacgccacatgaagatgaagttgccagatcTTAGTGGACGGGTGATCATGATCAAGTCAGTTCAGGAGGAGGCCCGAAAGTGCTACGACAATAGCCTAAAAACAAAACGGGGAGTGTTTATGGTGATGGAACGCCCGCCCATTGCagagacgcccatggaggtggAGCCTTTGGAGGAGGCAGAACCCGTGGAGGCGACGCCTGCCGAGGCCGTGCCCGCGGAGGAAGCGCCCAGGGGGCTGCACCCTTGGAAGGAGTACCTGGTGAGGCCTCGCCCATGGAAGAAGTATCCGGGGACGCCTCGCCAACGGAAGAAGTATCCGAGGATGCCTCGCCCACAGAGGCGACGCCTAGAAGAGAAGGCCGGGGAAGTGAGTCTCGCGCTGAGAGCGCTCAGGAC comes from the Phaseolus vulgaris cultivar G19833 chromosome 8, P. vulgaris v2.0, whole genome shotgun sequence genome and includes:
- the LOC137825131 gene encoding uncharacterized protein, whose product is MEDPEAHLTAFHMQMMLVGGSDAVRCKLFMSTLTGMAMDWFISLPDGHITSFAQLSQLFCEQYIANRAPPPVSYDLFNVKQYQGETLKEYINRFGAQVVKVGTTKEPMIVYAFRKGMCPGPFCESIIGSRPLTFAEIRRCAVEHIATEGEDLIVVPNIADRLRPLVNADKVLGLHKDVWCEFHQAFGHHINKYLALGHQLDEFVNNGFLKDYLAGSSTAAALTVPEEDQAHEMPIHGEVHTISGGFSGGGCTSYQRKRYVRSVNSVAEEGLDDPWESDLVFTKADLRDVVPHDNDPMVISVVTVGRRVHRVLVDQGRSADVMFWSTFNKMQLSPNLLRPYKGCLYGFAGDQVEVRGYLELRTTCTDGTTSRTESIRYLVVNANLAYNILLGRTSLNRLRAVASTRHMKMKLPDLSGRVIMIKSVQEEARKCYDNSLKTKRGVFMVMERPPIAETPMEVEPLEEAEPVEATPAEAVPAEEAPRGLHPWKEYLVRPRPWKKYPGTPRQRKKYPRMPRPQRRRLEEKAGEVSLALRALRTGDPSQRKTWWRVRLWARSSNWGDC